In a single window of the Paramisgurnus dabryanus chromosome 23, PD_genome_1.1, whole genome shotgun sequence genome:
- the LOC135781422 gene encoding uncharacterized protein has product MLWRSSAFFRRSITTSFTRLGKNESLFTTHPAVQEALADHRPVVALESTIITHGMPYPHNLSTAREVEAIVRAEGAIPATIGILEGRIHVGLSSDELDFLAQSKTALKVSRRDLPYVISKGLSGGTTVSGTMIAAHMAGIRVFVTGGVGGVHRDGENSLDVSADLTELGRTPIAVVSAGVKSILDIGRTLEFLETQGVCVATYGDSKSFPAFFSQQSGFSSPYCVSSAEEAAELIASTMSLGLHSGILLAVPIPEEHAATGQQIEDAIQTAVSEASSKGVTGRDVTPYVLQRVNVLTKGKSLQANIALIHNNAKVGSKIACALSKHKVKASFKEDFKTQSTKGQKTIVIGGINVDLIAKGTTKKLLFGQTNPGSVCQSFGGVGRNIADCLSRLGHKPLFISAVGKDSHSDAVLNYCKHMDTSAIAKLDDQKTATYCAVISQSGELSLGLGDMDIHQRIQEQYVSQYEDQIASASLVVLDGNIPVSTIDYVCGIARKFSIPVWFEPTDADKACKPFLSESWKSLSYTSPNLAELCTMNQTLGLPIPRELPKSLEDVLSCVPALSRPLLDHLHCVVVTLGSLGVVVCGEHEAGTVNLQPRRHKLKGQLCAFYYPALAVSSEETVNVSGAGDSFAGAMMVGILQGRNTDSCVRMGLLAARTSLLSPHPIDPALTVDAIQPEESPDQLWPKPTCMWI; this is encoded by the exons ATGTTGTGGAGATCATCTGCATTCTTTAGACGCAGCATTACAACTTCATTCACCCGACTTGGCAAAAATG AAAGCCTATTTACAACCCATCCTGCTGTGCAAGAGGCCCTAGCTGATCACAGGCCAGTTGTGGCACTTGAAAGCACTATTATTACACATGGAATGCCTTACCCTCACAATCTCAG CACAGCTAGAGAAGTGGAGGCTATCGTAAGGGCTGAGGGTGCCATCCCAGCTACCATTGGAATTCTGGAGGGAAGGATTCATGTGGGCCTTTCCTCGGATGAGCTGGACTTTCTGGCACAGAGTAAAACGGCACTCAAAGTGTCCAGAAGGGACCTGCCTTACGTCATCAGCAAG GGTCTGTCCGGTGGTACCACTGTATCCGGAACGATGATTGCGGCTCACATGGCCGGGATTCGTGTTTTTGTAACAGGAGGCGTTGGTGGAGTTCATAGAGATGGAGAGAACT CACTGGATGTGAGTGCCGACCTCACCGAACTGGGTCGAACTCCAATTGCTGTCGTATCCGCCGGAGTGAAATCCATCCTAGATATTGGCCGCACTCTTGAGTTCTTG GAAACTCAAGGTGTGTGCGTGGCCACGTACGGAGATTCAAAAAGCTTCCCGGCGTTCTTCTCCCAGCAAAGTGGATTTAGTTCTCCTTACTGTGTCTCTAGTGCTGAAGAGGCAGCGGAGCTTATTG CAAGCACAATGTCGTTGGGCTTACACAGTGGCATTTTGTTGGCTGTTCCCATCCCTGAAGAACATGCAGCAACAGGACAGCAGATCGAAGATGCCATACAAACAGCTGTGTCTGAGGCCAG TTCAAAGGGGGTCACAGGAAGAGATGTCACACCTTATGTTCTTCAGCGTGTCAATGTACTGACAAAGGGAAAGTCTTTGCAAGCTA ATATAGCACTCATCCATAACAATGCCAAAGTTGGCAGTAAAATTGCATGTGCCCTCTCTAAACACAAAGTCAAAGCCAGCTTCAAAGAAGACTTTAAGACACAGTCGACAAAGGGCCAGAAAACC ATTGTTATAGGTGGAATTAATGTTGATTTAATTGCTAAAGGGACAACAAAGAAACTGCTG TTTGGCCAGACAAATCCAGGAAGTGTGTGCCAGTCATTTGGTGGAGTGGGCAGAAATATTGCTG ACTGTTTGAGTCGTTTAGGACACAAACCTCTCTTCATCTCTGCAGTTGGGAAGGACTCTCATAGTGATGCTGTGTTAAACTATTGTAAGCACATG GATACGAGTGCAATAGCAAAATTAGACGATCAGAAAACTGCAACCTATTGTGCCGTCATAAGTCAGTCTGGCGAGCTAAGCCTAGGATTGGGCGACATGGACATCCATCAGCGCATACAAGAGCAGTAT GTTTCTCAGTATGAGGATCAGATTGCATCTGCATCACTTGTAGTTCTTGATGGGAACATTCCTGTTTCCACCATCGATTACGTGTGTGGTATCGCCAGGAAATTCTCCATCCCTG TGTGGTTCGAACCCACGGATGCTGATAAGGCATGCAAACCCTTCCTGTCTGAGAGCTGGAAATCGCTTTCATACACTTCACCCAACCTGGCTGAGCTCTGCACTATGAATCAGACACTAGGTTTACCCATTCCCAGAG AGTTGCCCAAGTCTCTCGAGGATGTCTTGAGCTGTGTACCTGCTCTCTCTCGCCCTCTGCTGGACCATCTGCACTGTGTGGTGGTTACTCTGGGGTCGCTGGGTGTGGTGGTATGTGGAGAGCACGAGGCAGGGACCGTCAATTTGCAACCAAGAAGGCATAAGCTG AAAGGACAGTTGTGTGCTTTCTATTATCCTGCACTGGCAGTAAGTTCAGAAGAAACAGTAAATGTGTCTGGAGCGGGTGACAG TTTTGCCGGAGCAATGATGGTCGGGATCCTCCAAGGAAGAAACACAGACAGCTGTGTGCGAATGGGGCTCCTTGCTGCCCGCACGTCCTTGTTGAGTCCTCACCCAATAGATCCAGCTTTAACAGTCGATGCAATCCAGCCAGAAGAGTCACCGGATCAACTGTGGCCCAAACCTACATGCATGTGGATTTAG